The Argiope bruennichi chromosome 9, qqArgBrue1.1, whole genome shotgun sequence genome contains a region encoding:
- the LOC129985237 gene encoding 39S ribosomal protein L38, mitochondrial-like has protein sequence MSAVCAAGNSIKFSVSKQFVKDIFLTHVRHVRKERQSRWLGYYFTKLSTPVYLARKENYRKTVLKPLEEMSSLEERLKELNAPDPVLDERIDIGYAKSKSKNVSLQDRLEWRKLCKASQKLCIDEDKIQEIDITAVKKDWLATDGLEALQNVADHYGIFSDLYQHGYFTPQVPLTIRYDYDDEYVSPVHSGNILYASEVTKAPHVSFDSKPDDLWTLVLTNLDGHLLDTHSEYLHWFIGNIQGNNLKSGEIVCDYLQPFPMRGTGYHRLVFVLYKQKKKLDFSSIKRPAPCLSLKERTFKTFDFYKEHQDSLTPAGLSFYQCTWDESLTDFFHNVLNMQEPVFEYIEKPLYIRPQVHFPHLEPFNKYLDRYRDPKEIKKEVLLKRLKMIEPFKEEPPMPKYPCLHKPDNYKFSWQRRDILLERLRLGKYRDLRPHSAYPQEDNQFTYWTKA, from the exons atgtcGGCAGTTTGTGCTGCTgggaattctataaaatttagtgTTTCCAAACAGTTtgtgaaagatatatttttaacacatgTGCGTCATGTTAGAAAAGAAAGGCAGTCAAGATGGTTAGGTTATTACTTCACGAAACTTTCAACCCCCGTGTATCTTGCACGCAAAGAAAACTATCGTAAGACGGTATTAAAACCTCTTGAAGAAATGTCATCATTAGAAGAAAGACTTAAAg agcTTAATGCGCCGGATCCTGTTTTGGATGAAAGAATTGATATTGGTTATGCAAAATCGAAAAGCAAAAACGTCAGTCTGCAAGACAGATTGGAATGGAGAAAGCTTTGTAAAGCTAGCCAAAAGCTGTGTATTGATGAAGATAAAATAC AGGAGATTGATATAACAGCTGTGAAGAAAGACTGGTTGGCCACAGATGGTCTTGAAGCACTTCAAAATGTAGCTGATCATTATGGAATATTTTCTGATTTGTATCAGCATGGCTACTTCACGCCTCAAGTGCCTCTCACAATTAGATATGACTATGATGATGAATATGTCTCTCCAGTCCATAGTGGCAACATATTATATGCATCAGAG GTTACAAAGGCACCACATGTTTCATTTGACAGTAAACCTGATGATTTATGGACATTAGTTCTAACAAATCTAGATGGTCATTTGCTGGATACACACTCTGAATATCTACATTGGTTTAT TGGAAATATTCAAGGCAATAATCTGAAATCTGGTGAAATTGTATGTGATTATCTTCAACCTTTCCCGATGAGAGGAACTGGATATCATCGCTTAGTATTTGTTttatacaaacagaaaaaaaagcttGATTTTTCATCTATAAAGAGACCAGCTCCTTG tttgaGTCTGAAGGAAAggacatttaaaacatttgatttttataaagaacACCAAGATTCATTAACACCTGCAGGCCTATCATTTTATCAGTGTACTTGGGATGAGAGTTTGACTGATTTTTTCCATAATGTTCTGA ATATGCAAGAACCTGTTTTTGAATATATTGAGAAACCCTTATACATTAGACCTCAAGTTCATTTTCCCCATTTGGAGCCTTTTAATAA atACCTCGACAGGTACCGAGAtccgaaagaaataaaaaaggagGTTCTTTTGAAACGTCTGAAAATGATCGAACCGTTTAAAGAAGAACCTCCAATGCCAAAATACCCTTGCCTTCATAAACCAGATAATTACAAGTTCTCCTGGCAGAGGCGGGACATTTTGTTAGAGAGACTGAGATTAGGAAAGTATAGAGATCTGAGACCTCATTCAGCTTATCCACAAGAAGATAATCAGTTTACATATTGGACTAAAGCTTAA
- the LOC129985040 gene encoding uncharacterized protein LOC129985040 has translation MSALPWKGSAVASEGKDPSVPDGRMVHIWAFEVTTTQFYFWFEDKVHDSWILESYEDSHMVTCLQKCRKDSNCTGLALGPISNETEDYSRTCHTLWDINEADCDEGEACESEGFQVYHLSKPLTTTAAAPTTTTNAPTTTTEVTSTTTEALTTTTEATTTTTTISTTTTNAPTTTTEVTSTTTETPSTTTEASTTTTTKPTTTTTEAPTTTEPTTTTTKATTTTTEAPTTTTEAPTSTTETPTTTTKAPTTTTEAPTTTTAAPTTTTEVPTTTTEVPTTTTEATTTTTEAPTTTTKAPTSTTTEVPSTTTEATTTTTEVPTTTTEALTTTTEALTTTTEATTTTTEAIATTTMKISTTTKCGGEYGEEYYSSCKNDEYEESCKGQSKSIMCQTDRSKSHVYALTANAPLFTDITMDVKCQKDFMNDVFRMDSRKDSYRPFDGLMQCQKNQVITGIDVCFEGDLKYVAIECNTIFQNKYKLEGKMETAGNSEADLSNANCPNNKAMMTLKLSKNEKGKINVEIGCDKIIAK, from the exons atgtccgcACTACCATggaaagggagtgcagtagcttctgagggtaaagacccctcaGTACCCgatggcagaa TGGTCCATATATGGGCCTTTGAAGTGACAACGACTCAATTTTACTTCTGGTTTGAAGATAAAGTTCACGATAGTTGGATTTTAGAAAGCTACGAAGATTCTCACATGGTGACCTGCCTCCAGAAGTGCAGAAAAGATTCCAATTGTACGGGACTTGCACTGGGTCCTATTAGCAACGAAACAGAAGATTATTCGAGGACTTGTCATACCCTCTGGGACATTAACGAAGCTGATTGTGATGAAGGGGAAGCATGTGAATCTGAAGGATTTCAAGTTTACCAT CTTTCGAAACCTTTAACTACTACAGCAGCAGCTCCTACAACTACAACAAATGCCCCGACAACTACAACAGAAGTTACCAGCACTACTACGGAGGCTCTTACAACTACAACAGAAGCTACTACAACTACAACAACGATTTCTACGACTACAACAAATGCTCCTACAACTACAACAGAAGTTACTAGTACTACTACAGAAACCCCTAGCACTACTACAGAGGCTTCTACAACTACTACAACAAAACCTACCACTACAACGACAGAAGCTCCAACAACTACGGAACCCACCACAACTACAACAAAAGCAACTACAACTACTACTGAAGCTCCAACGACCACAACAGAAGCCCCTACATCCACTACAGAAACTCCAACGACTACAACAAAAGCACCAACAACTACTACAGAAGCTCCAACAACTACTACAGCGGCTCCAACAACTACAACAGAAGTCCCTACCACTACAACAGAAGTCCCTACCACTACAACAGAGGCCACCACCACCACTACAGAAGCACCAACAACTACTACGAAGGCTCCAACAAGTACAACAACAGAAGTCCCTTCTACTACAACAGAGGCCACTACAACCACTACAGAAGTTCCTACAACTACGACAGAAGCACTTACAACCACAACGGAAGCACTTACAACCACAACGGAAGCAACTACAACGACCACAGAGGCTATTGCAACTAcaacaatgaaaatttcaacaactACTAAATGTGGAGGAGAATATGGAGAAGAATACTACTCTTCATGTA aaaatgacgAATACGAAGAAAGTTGCAAAGGCCAGTCAAAGAGTATCATGTGTCAAACGGATCGGAGCAAGTCACACGTATACGCACTAACAGC gaACGCTCCTCTGTTTACTGATATAACAATGGACGTGAAATGCCAGAAAGATTTCATGAATGATGTATTTAGAATGGACAGTAGAAAAGATTCCTACCGCCCATTCGATGGATTGATGCAATGCCAGAAAAACCAAGTAATCACAG GTATCGATGTATGTTTCGAAGGGGATTTGAAATACGTTGCCATCGAATGCAACACAATCTTCCAAAACAAATACAAACTGGAGGGCAAAATGGAAACAGCGGGTAACAGCGAGGCGGATCTTTCGAATGCCAACTGCCCAAATAACAAAGCTATGATGACACTCAAGCTGAGTAAGAACGAAAAGGGCAAGATAAATGTTGAAATTGGATGTGATAAAATAATAGCGAAATAA